The sequence GGAGAAGGATGACAAATGACTAATGAAAAGTTGGTTCAGAGACGGTATGACTTCGTAGTTCTCTTCGATGTGAAAGACGGAAATCCAAATGGGGACCCGGATGCAGGAAATTTGCCAAGAATCGATGCGGAGACAGGTCATGGTTTAGTGACAGATGTTTGCCTCAAAAGAAAAGTGAGAAACTACATTGGTTTAAAAATGGATGAGAAAGCTCCGCACGGAATCTTTGTGAAAGAGAAGGCCGTGTTGAATAATACGATCGAAAAGGCCTACGTAAATCTGGATATCAATCTTAAGGAGCCGCCAGTAGATCCAACAGACGGTAAAAAAAGGAACAAGGAGGGACAAGGTCAAGGGAAAGAAATTGATCGTGCCAAGACATTCATGTGCCAAAACTTTTACGACATTAGGACCTTTGGGGCGGTCTTATCGACGGGTGCTAATGCTGGTCAGGTTCGTGGCCCCGTTCAATTGACGTTCGCAAGATCGGTGGATCCCATCGTTTCGCTGGAACACAGCATCACGCGTATGGCTGTTACTACAGAGCAAGAGGCAGAGAAGCAGGGCGGTGATAACCGTACGATGGGACGGAAATTTACAGTTCCATATGGACTGTATCGGTCCCACGGTTTCGTATCTGCTCCGCTTGCTCAACAGACGGGTTTCACGGAAGACGATCTCGAACTACTATGGGATGCGCTCATTAATATGTTCGAGCATGATCGCTCAGCGGCTCGCGGCTTGATGGGAACGAGGAAACTTTTCATTTTTGAGCATTCATCGAAGATGGGAAATGCTTCTGTGCAGAAGCTCTTTGACGCGATTGAGATTACGCTAAACGATAAAAGCAGGCCAGCCAGAGACTTTCGAGACTACAGTGTTACCGTAGATGCAGATCAAATTCCTCATGGTGTAACTCTGATAGAGAGATAGTAAGTGATGAGCGATTTCGTTGAAGAAGATGATTATCTGCTACTTTCGGGAGTTCAGCACATGGCGTTCTGCGAGAGACAGTGGGCACTCATTCATATTGAACAGCTGTGGGCAGAGAATGCACGTACGCTAGAGGGGAAGTACCTCCATGCGCGTGCAGACGACACGTTTGCCGATGAAACACGTAAAGATCTCAGAGTTGTTAGAGCCATGCCGATCGTATCCCGTTCTTTGGGGATACGAGGTGTGGCGGATGTGGTTGAGTTCCATAAGGTAGAAGCTGGACACGATGATATAAGTGTGCGTCTTAATAATCGAATGGGATGGTGGCAGCCCTTCCCGATTGAGTACAAGAGGGGTCAACCCAAACCGGACGACCGCGATGCAGTTCAACTCTGCGCACAAGCAATGGCATTGGAAGAGATGCTTGATATATCCATTGCATCTGGCTTCTATACTACTTTCAGACGCGGCGCAGAGAGCCAATAGCCTTCAGCCGGGAGTTACGTATGCGAGTGAGGGAACTTGTTAC is a genomic window of Ferroacidibacillus organovorans containing:
- the cas7c gene encoding type I-C CRISPR-associated protein Cas7/Csd2, whose translation is MTNEKLVQRRYDFVVLFDVKDGNPNGDPDAGNLPRIDAETGHGLVTDVCLKRKVRNYIGLKMDEKAPHGIFVKEKAVLNNTIEKAYVNLDINLKEPPVDPTDGKKRNKEGQGQGKEIDRAKTFMCQNFYDIRTFGAVLSTGANAGQVRGPVQLTFARSVDPIVSLEHSITRMAVTTEQEAEKQGGDNRTMGRKFTVPYGLYRSHGFVSAPLAQQTGFTEDDLELLWDALINMFEHDRSAARGLMGTRKLFIFEHSSKMGNASVQKLFDAIEITLNDKSRPARDFRDYSVTVDADQIPHGVTLIER
- the cas4 gene encoding CRISPR-associated protein Cas4, which translates into the protein MSDFVEEDDYLLLSGVQHMAFCERQWALIHIEQLWAENARTLEGKYLHARADDTFADETRKDLRVVRAMPIVSRSLGIRGVADVVEFHKVEAGHDDISVRLNNRMGWWQPFPIEYKRGQPKPDDRDAVQLCAQAMALEEMLDISIASGFYTTFRRGAESQ